A single Arachidicoccus sp. BS20 DNA region contains:
- the hisC gene encoding histidinol-phosphate transaminase, translating into MFNLDNLLRTNIKKLKPYSSARDEFSGDAKVFLDANENSLGSPLLKWYNRYPDPHQSKLKQAIGAIKNIPAQHIFLGNGSDECIDLLYRSFCNPANDNVIICPPTYGMYEVSANINDVETRVAPLLDDFQLNLAHLEQLVDEHTKIIWLCSPNNPTGNSLKREDIEIVLNNFNGIVVIDEAYINFAKQKSFIQELDEYPNLVVLQTFSKAWGLAGLRLGLAFASKEIIEILDKVKPPYNINQATQELALKALEEVGQVNDMIREVVDMRDALGEVLAQFPTVEKVYPSDANFLLVKIKDARKAYEFLLTKGIVVRDRSKVKLIEDCLRITIGTEKENTEFVDVLGEFITNQSA; encoded by the coding sequence GTGTTTAACCTCGATAATCTCTTAAGAACAAACATTAAAAAATTAAAGCCTTATTCATCAGCGCGTGATGAATTTTCCGGCGATGCAAAAGTGTTTTTAGATGCAAATGAAAACAGCTTGGGTTCGCCGTTGTTGAAGTGGTACAATCGTTATCCCGACCCGCATCAAAGCAAATTAAAACAAGCCATCGGCGCAATTAAAAATATTCCCGCACAGCATATTTTTCTTGGCAACGGCAGCGACGAATGTATTGATTTGCTGTACCGCAGTTTTTGTAATCCTGCGAACGACAATGTAATTATTTGTCCGCCTACTTACGGAATGTACGAAGTTTCCGCAAATATCAATGACGTTGAAACCCGCGTGGCGCCTTTGTTGGACGATTTTCAACTTAATCTCGCACACCTTGAACAATTGGTGGATGAACACACAAAAATCATTTGGCTTTGTTCGCCCAATAATCCGACGGGAAATTCTTTGAAACGCGAAGACATTGAAATTGTGCTGAACAATTTTAACGGCATTGTTGTGATTGACGAAGCGTATATCAACTTTGCAAAACAAAAATCTTTCATACAGGAATTGGATGAATATCCGAATCTTGTAGTGCTGCAAACATTCAGCAAAGCCTGGGGTTTAGCGGGTTTACGTTTGGGATTAGCTTTTGCTTCGAAAGAAATTATTGAAATTTTGGATAAAGTAAAACCGCCGTACAACATCAATCAGGCAACGCAGGAATTGGCATTGAAAGCGTTGGAAGAAGTGGGTCAAGTGAATGATATGATTCGTGAAGTTGTGGATATGCGCGATGCTTTGGGCGAAGTATTGGCGCAGTTTCCGACAGTTGAAAAAGTGTATCCGAGCGATGCAAATTTTTTGTTGGTAAAAATTAAAGATGCAAGAAAAGCGTATGAATTTTTATTGACTAAAGGAATAGTTGTGCGCGACCGAAGCAAAGTAAAATTGATTGAAGATTGCCTGCGCATAACAATTGGTACGGAAAAAGAAAATACGGAATTTGTGGACGTTTTGGGCGAATTTATTACAAATCAATCTGCATAA
- a CDS encoding S9 family peptidase encodes MRKIILSCMILFCGKAFSQQLAPLTVEKIMRDPKWIGSSPSNIFWSPDGQKLYFNWNPEQSLDENESIYVGGGAGISPSDSLYYITLKNTVPQKVPTEDRSLIEAEKDGSWNSSKTKLLYTKDNGLYLLDVASGKLNMLIQTSDEIRNPVFAFNDTKIVYQQNNNLFSRDVATGQTLQLTNFKSSNETAPSQFSGMAGRRQAGFANGRQNNLSSQDEFLQSDALANSIVLQEEKKKRDLREKTNRTQLKNSFPKAINIGDKILSGLEASPDGRYVTYNLIERPKGVKRTEVPNYVTQSGYIENIPGRTNVGAPGYSSESYIFDCQKNTFYPIKTEQIPGIHDLPAYLKDYPKKDSILAKEPPMRKVSILSPVWNADGSKAFVVIMSADHKDRWIMLLDAATAKLTLIDRQHDDAWIGGPGIGYGGNVGWIDENTMWYQSEESGYSHIYTANVVSEKKKALTSGKYEVQSAELSPDKKYFYIVTNEIEPGQTQFYQLDIQSGKQTRITNKTGGNVVTISPDGKNIAFLYSTSVHPWELYLQQNKPGTKAVQITNKAESAEYKSYNWREPDIITFKDKDGFDVYADVYKPEHPAPSHPGVIFVHGAGYLQDVEKWWSYYFREHMFMNLLVDEGYTVMDIDYRGSAGYGSKWRTAIYRHMGGSDLDDIVDGADYMVNTLGVDKSKIGIWGGSYGGFMTLMAMFKTKAFVCGAALRSVTDWAHYNDGYTSEILNNPQDDSLAYVRSSPIYFANGLDGYLLMCHGMVDTNVHFQDIVRLNQKLIELGKKNWKLAVYPVESHDFKQPSSWTDEYSRIYQLFQSHLK; translated from the coding sequence ATGAGAAAGATTATTTTATCCTGTATGATTCTTTTTTGTGGTAAAGCTTTTTCACAACAGCTTGCGCCGCTTACTGTTGAGAAAATCATGCGCGACCCAAAATGGATCGGGAGTTCTCCCTCTAATATTTTCTGGAGTCCCGATGGGCAGAAACTCTATTTTAACTGGAATCCCGAACAGTCGCTCGACGAAAATGAATCTATCTATGTAGGCGGCGGCGCGGGTATTTCTCCATCAGATTCTCTGTATTACATTACATTAAAAAATACAGTACCTCAAAAAGTGCCGACGGAAGACCGCAGCCTTATTGAAGCGGAAAAAGATGGCTCATGGAATAGCAGTAAAACAAAATTGCTTTATACAAAAGACAATGGACTTTATTTGCTTGATGTCGCTTCCGGAAAATTGAATATGCTCATTCAAACTTCCGATGAAATACGCAATCCGGTTTTTGCATTTAACGATACCAAAATTGTGTATCAGCAAAATAATAATTTATTTTCCAGAGATGTTGCAACGGGACAGACATTGCAGCTGACCAATTTTAAATCATCCAATGAAACCGCACCTTCGCAATTTTCGGGAATGGCTGGTCGGCGGCAGGCGGGTTTTGCGAACGGCAGGCAAAACAATTTGTCGTCTCAGGACGAATTTCTTCAAAGCGACGCATTGGCAAATTCTATAGTTCTTCAAGAAGAAAAAAAGAAAAGAGATTTGAGGGAAAAGACAAACAGAACACAACTGAAAAATTCTTTTCCGAAGGCTATTAACATCGGAGATAAAATACTCTCAGGACTTGAGGCAAGCCCTGACGGACGTTACGTAACATATAATTTAATAGAACGCCCGAAAGGTGTGAAGCGAACGGAAGTGCCCAATTATGTAACACAATCCGGGTACATTGAAAATATTCCCGGTCGGACAAATGTAGGCGCGCCCGGTTATTCTTCCGAGAGCTACATATTTGATTGCCAAAAAAATACTTTTTATCCGATTAAAACGGAACAAATTCCGGGCATTCATGACTTGCCGGCTTATTTAAAAGATTATCCTAAAAAAGATTCTATACTCGCAAAAGAACCGCCAATGAGAAAAGTAAGCATACTTTCTCCTGTATGGAATGCGGACGGTTCAAAGGCATTTGTGGTAATAATGTCTGCCGATCATAAAGACCGTTGGATTATGTTATTGGATGCGGCTACGGCTAAGCTTACACTTATCGACCGGCAACACGATGATGCGTGGATTGGCGGTCCGGGAATCGGCTACGGCGGAAATGTCGGATGGATTGATGAAAACACAATGTGGTATCAATCCGAAGAAAGCGGCTATTCGCATATATACACGGCGAACGTAGTTAGCGAGAAAAAGAAAGCTTTGACTTCCGGGAAATATGAAGTTCAAAGCGCAGAACTTTCGCCCGATAAAAAATATTTCTATATAGTTACCAATGAAATTGAACCCGGACAAACACAGTTTTATCAGTTAGATATTCAGTCGGGAAAGCAAACTCGAATTACGAATAAGACAGGCGGAAACGTAGTAACGATTTCTCCTGACGGGAAAAATATTGCCTTTCTTTATTCTACATCTGTTCATCCTTGGGAATTGTATTTGCAACAAAACAAACCCGGCACAAAAGCCGTTCAAATTACCAACAAGGCAGAAAGCGCCGAATATAAATCATACAACTGGCGTGAGCCGGATATTATTACTTTTAAAGATAAAGACGGCTTTGATGTGTATGCAGATGTTTATAAGCCCGAACATCCCGCGCCGTCTCATCCGGGTGTAATATTTGTGCATGGAGCTGGCTATCTGCAAGATGTTGAAAAATGGTGGAGCTATTATTTTCGCGAGCACATGTTTATGAATTTATTGGTAGATGAAGGTTATACGGTTATGGATATTGATTATCGCGGAAGCGCCGGGTATGGTAGCAAATGGAGAACGGCAATATACCGGCACATGGGAGGCAGCGACCTTGACGACATTGTAGATGGAGCAGATTATATGGTCAATACTTTGGGGGTGGACAAAAGCAAAATAGGTATTTGGGGCGGCTCTTACGGTGGGTTTATGACATTGATGGCAATGTTTAAAACCAAAGCATTTGTATGCGGAGCAGCGTTGAGGTCTGTAACGGACTGGGCGCATTACAATGATGGTTATACTTCCGAAATATTAAATAATCCGCAGGACGATAGCTTGGCATACGTAAGAAGCTCGCCGATATATTTTGCTAATGGTTTAGACGGTTATTTATTAATGTGTCATGGCATGGTAGATACAAATGTTCACTTTCAGGATATAGTCCGGTTGAATCAGAAGTTGATAGAACTTGGAAAGAAAAATTGGAAATTAGCTGTATATCCGGTAGAAAGTCATGATTTTAAACAGCCCAGTAGCTGGACTGATGAATATTCACGGATATATCAATTGTTCCAATCTCATTTAAAATAA
- the hisB gene encoding bifunctional histidinol-phosphatase/imidazoleglycerol-phosphate dehydratase HisB: MKQVLFIDRDGTLIYEVPPTYQIDSFEKLAFYPEVFQYLSRIAKELDFELVMVTNQDGLGTESFPEAPFNVVQNFIMETLKNEGIIFSEVFIDKTFKKDNIPTRKPGTAMLTAYIDNPDYDLTNSFVIGDRITDVQLAKNLGGKGIWLNNDEALGASEIQDIDALEEAIALRTTSWKEIYEFLKLKTRSVHHERNTNETQISIDLNLDGNGKASIHTGLGFFDHMLEQIARHGNIDLSITTKGDLHIDEHHTIEDTGIALGEAFAKVLIDKRGMERYGFALPMDEAEAKVLIDFGGRNWIVWNAEFKRERIGEMPTEMFFHFFKSFSDAAKCNLNIECKGENEHHKIEAIFKAFAKAVKMAVKRDSLSDALPSTKGVL; the protein is encoded by the coding sequence ATGAAACAAGTATTATTCATCGACCGCGACGGAACGTTGATTTACGAAGTACCGCCGACTTATCAAATCGACAGTTTTGAGAAGCTCGCGTTTTATCCTGAAGTATTTCAATATCTTTCGCGCATTGCGAAAGAACTGGACTTTGAACTCGTCATGGTTACCAATCAGGACGGACTTGGTACGGAAAGTTTTCCCGAAGCGCCATTCAATGTTGTCCAAAATTTTATTATGGAAACGTTGAAAAATGAAGGTATTATTTTCTCGGAAGTTTTTATTGATAAAACTTTTAAGAAAGACAATATACCAACGCGCAAACCGGGAACAGCAATGCTTACAGCGTATATCGACAATCCTGATTATGATTTAACTAATTCTTTCGTTATTGGCGACCGAATTACCGATGTACAGCTGGCAAAGAATTTAGGCGGCAAAGGAATTTGGCTTAATAATGATGAGGCGTTGGGTGCAAGTGAGATACAGGATATTGATGCTTTGGAAGAAGCAATTGCTTTGCGTACAACCTCGTGGAAAGAGATTTATGAATTTCTGAAATTAAAAACCCGTTCCGTTCATCATGAACGCAATACAAACGAAACACAAATTTCCATTGACTTGAATTTAGATGGAAACGGCAAAGCCAGTATCCATACGGGTTTGGGTTTCTTCGACCATATGCTGGAGCAAATTGCACGGCATGGAAATATTGATTTGTCAATTACTACGAAAGGCGATTTACATATCGATGAACATCACACAATTGAAGATACAGGTATTGCGCTTGGCGAAGCATTTGCAAAAGTCTTGATTGACAAACGTGGCATGGAACGCTACGGTTTTGCATTGCCGATGGACGAGGCAGAAGCGAAAGTGTTGATTGATTTCGGCGGTCGTAACTGGATTGTATGGAACGCTGAATTTAAGCGCGAAAGAATAGGAGAGATGCCTACGGAAATGTTCTTTCATTTTTTTAAATCGTTCAGTGATGCAGCAAAATGTAATTTGAATATCGAGTGTAAAGGCGAAAATGAACACCACAAAATTGAAGCGATTTTTAAAGCATTTGCAAAAGCCGTTAAAATGGCTGTAAAGCGCGACTCGCTTAGCGATGCGCTGCCAAGTACAAAGGGTGTTTTGTAA
- the hisD gene encoding histidinol dehydrogenase: MKKYINPNREQWAEIIARPVFDNTSLKEKVSSVLQDVKQNGDDAIKKYTEQFDGVSLENIEVTKEEIDEAVALVSDELKQAIEAAAKNIRAFHEKQTATVEIVETQTGIECWRKSVGIEKVGLYIPGGSAPLFSTVLMLAIPASIAGCSEIVLCSPPNKEGKLHPAILFSAQLVGVTKIFKIGGVQAIGAMTYGTATVPKVYKIFGPGNQYVTCAKQLAQEDGVAIDMPAGPSEVLVLADDSANVSYVASDLLSQAEHGVDSQAILITISQNLFDNIDEEIEKQLNELPRKSIAEKALDNSKIILVKDIEEAVELANYYASEHLILACNNAEIVAEKIINAGSVFIGNYSPESAGDYASGTNHTLPTNGFARAYSGVSVDSFVKKITFQKLSQQGLQQISQTVIAMAEAEGLQAHANAIKLRVKN; the protein is encoded by the coding sequence ATGAAAAAATACATTAATCCGAATAGGGAGCAATGGGCTGAAATTATTGCCAGACCTGTGTTTGACAATACTTCGCTCAAAGAAAAAGTGTCTTCTGTTTTGCAGGATGTAAAGCAAAACGGCGATGATGCAATTAAAAAATATACCGAACAATTTGATGGTGTTTCTTTGGAAAATATTGAAGTAACCAAAGAAGAAATAGACGAAGCTGTTGCGCTCGTTTCTGATGAATTAAAACAAGCGATTGAAGCGGCTGCGAAAAATATTCGGGCTTTTCACGAGAAGCAAACTGCAACGGTTGAAATCGTTGAAACGCAAACAGGTATTGAATGTTGGCGGAAAAGTGTGGGCATAGAAAAAGTCGGTTTGTACATTCCGGGCGGTTCTGCGCCGCTGTTTTCAACAGTATTGATGCTCGCAATTCCTGCGTCAATTGCGGGTTGCAGCGAAATTGTGTTGTGTTCGCCGCCGAACAAAGAAGGCAAATTGCATCCTGCGATTTTGTTTTCGGCGCAGTTGGTTGGTGTTACAAAAATTTTCAAAATTGGTGGTGTGCAGGCAATTGGTGCAATGACTTACGGAACGGCAACTGTTCCTAAAGTGTATAAAATATTCGGACCGGGAAATCAGTATGTAACCTGTGCAAAACAACTGGCGCAGGAAGACGGCGTTGCAATCGATATGCCTGCAGGTCCGAGCGAAGTGTTGGTCTTGGCAGATGATTCGGCGAATGTCTCGTATGTCGCGTCGGACTTGCTTTCGCAGGCGGAACATGGCGTGGACAGTCAGGCAATTTTGATTACAATTTCACAAAATTTGTTTGATAATATTGATGAGGAAATAGAGAAGCAATTAAATGAATTGCCAAGAAAATCCATTGCGGAAAAAGCGTTGGATAACAGTAAAATTATTTTGGTAAAAGATATTGAGGAAGCAGTTGAATTGGCAAATTATTATGCTTCGGAACATTTGATTTTGGCTTGCAATAATGCAGAAATTGTTGCAGAAAAAATTATCAATGCAGGTTCCGTTTTCATCGGGAATTATTCGCCCGAAAGCGCAGGCGATTATGCAAGCGGAACAAATCATACATTGCCTACAAATGGTTTTGCGCGTGCATACAGCGGTGTAAGCGTGGATAGTTTTGTAAAGAAGATAACCTTTCAAAAGCTTTCGCAGCAAGGGTTACAGCAAATTTCGCAAACAGTTATTGCAATGGCAGAAGCGGAAGGATTGCAGGCGCATGCGAATGCGATTAAGTTGAGAGTGAAGAATTAG